Part of the Balaenoptera acutorostrata chromosome 17, mBalAcu1.1, whole genome shotgun sequence genome, CAGCACCTTGACCACACTCCCCTGTGCCAGGCGCACACACGGATGGCGGGGCTCTGGGGGCCTTGCAGTCCGGCAGGTCTGGGGCTCGCTGGGTCTCATGCTTCCTCTCCAGGGCTTGGAAGCCTCTGTGTGGGTGcagctttgggggaaaaaataaccCTAACCCTCTGCTTCTCTCATCCTTCCCTCTTCTGTAtacttgtctgtctctctgtgcgtgcccttctcccctcctgcccccccatctttttattttttatgaccgTTCTTTTTTGGTGGCGTGTGGTCCCCTCGTGTGGTCCCTCCCCTGCTGCAGAACTCGTCCAGCTCGGCCTCCTCTGAAGCCTCGGAAACCTGCCAGTCAGTGAGCGAGTGCAGCTCGCCCACCTCGGTCAGCTCAGGCTCCACCATGGGCGCCTGGGCGTCCACGGAGAAGGTGACCGGCTGGGGTCCcagcctctcccccatcccctgccagctgctccccgCACAGCCGCAGGAACCTGGAAACTCAAAATCTCCACCAAGAGTGGCCCCTcttggggacagagggagggacagGACTGAGGGCTTTTTCCAGAATGGGTGCCTGGCCCTGAGCAATGACTTTGCGGTCGTccggagggagaggaaggggtatGGGGAACTCGGAGGTGTGAAGGCTTCTTCCCAGGATGTGGATGGTTATCCatcttccccccttcccctcccctgcaccccacccACCATGGCCTCCTCTTCACCGTGCCCTTGGATGTGACACTTCACTGCGTCAGAGGCTGGGTGCTTTCCTGCCTTTTAGTTGCAATCACCCCACCCTTcaccctgatttggaatctgctCCTGAACCGTGATGATTTTGGAAACCTGGAATGAACAGCTTTCAGTTGAcacttttgaatttaaaaatttgcacAATGAGATGAGCGAATCACCATCACTATGAAATTATTAGTGAAATAAGCGAAAACCATTGAGAGCACCACACATTAGGGACACTGATCATTTCCAAACTATTCTAAAATGTAGATAAAATATTTCCCCAACTGAATACTTACTTGGTGTCAAATACGCGGGCATTGTTTGCACCGTAGCGCTTTTCTCTCGCATCCTGGACCATCCATGAGTGGCAGAGCCCCgatgtttgttttatttgcaaatattcagATCTCCCCCGTCCCTTGAATGTCAATGCCATCTTGTATCTCCACACTCATCctgttatattaatttttttttcccttttttcctccctttttttgtttgtttccagttgTCTAACGGGTTTTCTCACTATAGTTTATCAAGTGAGTCCCATGTGGGGCCCGTAGGGGCGAGCCTTTTCCCTCATTGCCTGCCCGCCTCCCGCCTGCTCCCTCGGGTCACCTCTGCCCACCTTCCAGACTACGCTCATTATTACACCATTGGGCCCGGCATGTTCCCGTCATCTCAGATCCCTAGCTGGAAGGTTTGTGTCTCTCCGCCCTCCTCTCGCCCTCTCCCCCGTCCCTCATTGCCTCTGTGCTCACCCCTCTGCTGCCCCACgattcccacccccccccccccacccctttcctctcACACTCTGCCTTCTTCCCCATAACACCTCCTCCCTAAGTAAATCCCCACCGGGGAGAACCGGGAACCAGCAGGCGGCGCTGAGATAGGAATGTCCACGTGGAGCTGAGATTGGAGGAGCTCCCTTTAGGAGACACCAGTTAAGCCCCATTAGACCCCAGTAGACCCAGATGCGGCATTGCAGGGATGTCGGTCCCAAGTTGTAAGTCCAAGTTCTGCCCTCCTGGGGGTTTCCTGAGGGTGTCACTGTTACCAGGGAGGGGCTGTCCTCCTCGGCCATGTTGCCCAGACTGTTCCCTTGAACCCTTACGGGGCCATGGTAACAGAACCATGCCCCAAAATGTGGTGTGGCTTCTTATGCTTTATCTTAAAAGTACCTGCAGGCTTTATTTTTAGTCTTAATTGTTTATAGTAAAACATGTTTGCTTTAATATAAAAACGAAAAGTTTTTGTATTATTTCCTAGCAAGTCCGATTGATGCCAGGAGGATATTCTACCTTTATTTGGAGAGGAGGTCCCTAATTTGAATAGTAGGCCCCTAGGCGGCCCGCCACTGCGAGCAGGCCTTGACTTCCTCCCTCACAAGTGGTGCGGACCCCTCAGACCCCTCAGAATCTTTCTTCTGGCCCAGGAGCCTTCCCTTCCTCTGTGAGGACCTCAGAGAGCACATCCTGAAGCGCCCTCTGGGGCGGGTTCCCGGAAGTGAGGTCCAGCCTCAGGGAGAGTGGCTGACGTCCCTTTAGCGCCCCCTGGTGGCCACTCTAGGCGAGTGAGGTCGTTTGAGCCGCTAGGCCCCGCAGGGGGCCCCCAGACATGGGAGGGGAGGGCCTGGTCCCTGGGGATGTGCTCTCCACTGGCCGGTGCCTTCAGACACCGTAGGCAGTTGGTCGGTTGTTTGATGGCTGTAACTAAGAGCCTCCCTCAGGCTACCTGCCCCGTTGTTGCGGGTTTTCAGCCTTCGGGCGGATGTGAGGAAAGGGGAGGTACCCAGGGGACCCCCAGAGGATTTTCTGCTCCCTTCCTCTAGTGCCGGgtgagggcagaggaggggctgCTGGCCTGTCCCAGCCTGAGCTTCCCCCGAGGGACCAGCTACCTTCTGTGGGCGGGCAGCTGTCTGGAGGCTTCTGTGGCCTCTCCCGGTGGAGGCAGAGGCCCTGGCGCCTGACCACACTTGTTCCACTTAGGACTGGGCCAAGCCAGGACCTTACGATCAGCCTCTGGTGAATACCCTTCAGCGCCGCAAAGACAAGCGAGAGCCAGACCCCAGCGGTGGAGGCCCCGTCGCAGCGGGAggcgcgcccgccgccgccgagGAGGCTCAGAGGCCGCGGAGCATGACCGTGTCGGCCGCCACCAGGGTGACGCTCTTGTTCTCTACAGCTGGCTGGGCCCCTCGGGACCTGGCGGGGGCCACATGCTGGCCAGCAACTGGAGGGATCCGAGCCCCTTCCCCCTACTCCCTGCTACAGCATTTAGAAGGCCCCCAGGGAAGGCCTTGTATGGGAATTAGACTCTAGAACTTTCTAGAGCCTGGGTAGGGTCCAAGCAAGTTGGCAGCCCCCTGGGTCCACAGACAGTGGCGGTCACGGGAGCAAAATAGGAGTCCTGTTGAGGCCCCCACTGGACGAGGAGTGCAGAAAGGCTCTGGGGGTATCAGGGGACTCACGGCCCCGGTGGCtcatctgtctctctcctcccacctgcaGCCTGGAGAGGAGATGGAGGCTTGTGAGGAACTGGCCCTGGCCCTGTCTCGGGGCCTCCAGCTTGATACCCAGAGGAGCAGCCGGGACTCGCTTCAGTGCTCCAGCGGCTACAGCACCCAGACCACCACTCCCTGCTGTTCCGAGGACACCATCCCCTCCCAAGGTAGGAGAGCCTGAGCTTTCCAGCCGGGCTTCCTGAGCAGTGCCAGGTGAGGAAGGGGGCCCTTCCCGCTGGGAGGAGGTAGACGTGCGGGAGTCCGTCCAGCCACAGTAGAGCATCTTGGAATGCTCTGGAGGGCTCGTCTGTAGTTGTCAGGTCGCTGCCATGCAGGAAAGTGGCCAGATTTCACAACTTGGTCTGTTTTTCACCATCAGGGTACAGGGATGTCCCAATTTGAAGGCAGACAGATGCTGTTAATGATAACATCATTTGTGTTTGGCACTTTGTACCAagcactttattttcccatttattcttCACAATCGTTTATGTCATAAGTctatttatccccattttacatacatggagactgaggcccaagttcacacaataagcagcagagctggagtTTGAGTCGAAGGTCTGTCAGAGTCTGAAGCCCAAACTCCAGCCAAATTCTCTATGAACTTGCCTCCCTCACCGccctccccagcacacacacacacaagccagcAAGATGGCAGGCTAGCCGCTAGGAAAGATCTGTGAGAGCTGACCAAGCCTATCGGCAGTCCTTCAGTCCAAGTCTCTAGGACAGTGGGTCTCAGTGGAGGGCCACTTTGCtgcccaggggacatttggcaatggctggagacatttttagtgGTCACTACTGGAGGGGGTGCTGCTGGCATCTGGTAGCCGGCCAGGGACGCTGCTGACCACCCCTCATACAGCACACAGCTCCGCTCCACCACACACGACTTACCCGAACGTCAGAGCGCTGCTCTTCAGAAACGAGCTCTACGATGTTCCGTCTGTATGCTTCCCCCTCCCATGTGACCCCATTTTTGGAGAGAAAGCGAGCACCCCTCACTGATGGTGCCTTGTTTTCGGAGACTCATTACCAGTAGCTCCACTGCTTTTCTAGCCCTCGCCTAACGAGTTGGTCGTGAGGGAGGTAGTGAGGTCTGTGATGGTCCGTGTGGGGTTTGTCTCTCGCGTCAAATTCTGGGCTGGAGGGCTCGTAGAGGTTATTTGCTCTTTCCTCCCCCTTTATTCCTCCCAGAGGCGCTCAGAGGTAGCCTCGCTGCGGCCTGGCGGTTTTGCACTCTTCACCGCTCAGCGGTATCTGAGTGCGGGGCTGCTGTGTCCAGCGCTGCGCTTGGTGCTCAGCGTTCCTTGGTGAACGAAACGACGGTCCCTGTCAGGGAGTTCTTAGATGGTGAGGCCTGCTAAGGCTGGCCCGGAAACCCCGGGAGGCTTGGGATGAGATTGCGGGTGAAGTGTGGCCTCTGGGGCCCTTTGTCCTCCCAACACAAAAGAATCAAAAAGCACAGCCACTGCCTCGGCGATTTCTAATCAGATCCTGTGATCAGTTTCAGATTACGATTATTTCTCTGTAAGCGGTGACCAGGAGGCAGATCAGCAGGAGTTTGACAAATCCTCCACCATTCCGAGAAACAGTGACATCAGCCAGTCCTACCGACGGATGTTCCAAGCGAAGCGCCCAGCCTCAACTGCTGGCCTCCCCACCACCCTCGGACCTGCTATGGTCACCCCAGGGGTTGCAACCATCCGACGGACCCCTTCCACCAAGCCTTCTGTCCGCCGGGGGACCATAGGAGCTGGTCCCATCCCCATCAAAACACCCGTGATCCCTGTCAAGACCCCCACCGTCCCAGACCTCCCTGGGGTGTTGCCAGCCCCTCCAGATGGGCCCGAGGAGCGGGGTGAGCACAGCCCCGAGTCGCCGTCCGTGGGTGAGGGCCCCCAGGGTGGCACCAGCATGCCCTCCTCAATGTGGAGCGGCCAAGCCTCCGTCAACCCTCCTCTTCCAGGCCCGAAGCCGAGCATCCCCGAGGAGCACAGACAAGCAATTCCAGAAAGCGAGGCCGAAGACCAGGAAAGGGATCCCCCAAGTGCCAGTGCCTCTCCAGGCCAGATTCCAGAGAGTGACCCTGCAGACCTGAGCCCAAGGGATGCCCCGCAAGGAGAAGACATGCTGAACGCCATCCGCAGGGGCGTGAAACTGAAGAAGACCACGACAAACGACCGCTCAGCCCCGCGCTTCACTTAGGCTCTCTTAGGCTCACAAGAAATGCTGCCAGTGGGGAACGAACTGTCTAATTAATAAGACCTAGTTTGTCTTCATCCATTCCAATCTGTAATCAAACAAAAGATTTTGTAGGCAACTCAGAACACAGCTCTTTTGAAAGTACTCCACACCTTTAGATAAGAATTAAAAGCAACATATGTAACTGACATAACCTTGATcttttaatttgtaaatattttttctttctgcacaTTTTAATCTTAagtttcccttttgatttttctgaaggtgccaaattccattttttacaagtctttgtaaaattttaaatgcataataaGGGGGGGAGGTCGGGCAGGGGAACCACGAAGTAGTAATTTCAGAAAAAAGGATAACTatacttagctttttttttttcttttctttcctgcaaGCTTTTGTAGATGCATTGTAGTAGTCTGGCTTAGGCACAAATTCAAGTTATTGTAATGTACAAACAAAATGGGTAAGGGGTAAAAATCCTTATTCAAGTATACTACATTCGGGATGAGAAAAGCGGGAGTCAGTTGATGCGCAATATTAGGAGGGAACTCTGGAAATGGCAGGCTGTGTTGGGATTGGGGGGAGGGTCGCGGGAGGGGCACACTGTCAACACAGCCGAACCTGTTACATTTAAGAGTAGCCTCGTAGGTTGAATTTCTAGTAGCTTCATGGTAAATGCATCCGAATAAGCCACACTGGATTGCAGTGTTTGTTTCTGTAGGGTGTTTAAGGACTTCCTTTCTCCCACGATTGCTCCTGACTGCACACAGCACCCACCTCCAGTCCCGTGCATGCTGCCGCCACCAGGTAGACATAGAACCCCCCCACTTCAGTTACCTGTTAGTTATACCCACTTTCACTGAATCCAAACGCATCCAGAAGGGTAAggcagttttaaaaatgtgaaaacatttaaaaatgattgatAGCAGGGAATTCTTAGATACAGCAAATGCCTTTTACTTAACCGTGCCTAGCAGGCTGGGTGCGTTGAAAAGcccaaatattttggaaaaactgGAGTGGATTTAACAAGGGTAACCAGCTTGGAGTCTAGCAACTTGCCAATGTGTTTACCAGTCTGGGGGCTTGTTTTTCttatcttcttttaaataatGGCAGTTAACTGGCTTCATACTAAACATCGAAGAGAGGAGGATTTATTTCTCGTCACTGGGAATCTGACCACCATactgtccctttttttttgtattctagGTAATGTTTTTTTGGAATGGATTTCTGTCTTTTCTAAGTGAAAGTTAAATTTGTTATAATGCCCATCCCCTAAAGCCAGCAGAGATTTGTAGATTTAAAGGGATCACGTTTGGGGAATGCaatggtgtttgtttgtttaaaaaagaaagccagcCCCTTCGGGTCAGTTGAAAGTGCTCCTTTGGGACAGAACCTCTCAAGGAATAGGAGCCTGGTGGGTCCCACAGACCCTGCAGATCTCTGTTGGCTCCAATCTTCAATTACATAATCTTCTGCTTTAATACATAACTGCATTGGATGTGAAAGAAACGTACTTGTATAGTCAGTGTTCTCTATATTAACATTTAACACTGCTGTGATTGCTCaaaaacattttatgttatgGCTTTCAAGCAAAGGCATGATTATTAGAAACTGTTtaagctttttttctttgaaaaacaagCTCCATTTACAGAATATAAGCAACAGTAGTGCCTGTGGTTTAGCCCACCAATCTTGATGACTAAAAGTAGCTGATGCATTGTGCATATGATGCTTGAGATGGTTTTTGCAAAAGCAGAAATCACTGCAAGGTAATTACGATAGATAAAAGTGGTATTTTAAACCTTTGAAATAAATGGATGTAACTGTACCTCGGTACAGCTTTTCACTTGTTTAGTTTTTAAACGTTAGTATAATCtgaataaatttaatataaaatgttgCCAAATTCAATGTAGAAAGAATGTGACAAAACGCCTTGGGTAgttctgtttgtgtttttgcaTATTGTAAAAGCAGTGtcacagctaaaaataaagaaatcatttctAAAGGTAAATTATTGTGGTTTAGTTGCTAGTTTGTACTGAGAGTTGACCTCTCCCTGTGCAGTTTTTTGTTCTAAACTTGTATAAATAACAATTGTGTAACGTGTCTCCCTTTTACCTTGTATCAATCAGTTGCTTCAGCCTACATTATAAATAAAGaaccactagaaaaaaaaagccctgcaTTTCAAGTCTTATTAAAATTCAGGTGGAGGTCTTAGTGAAGTGTTAGAAAAATGGACTGAGACTCAGATTGAGCTTAGTTAGAAAACTGACAACATCATTTTTGTGCACTTTAAGAACACTAGTTGCCTGAACAGTGAGTTACCAAGAACTAAAACTAGCTGGGCTTGGTTGAGCTTTAAAAATGGCTTTacccttaaaaaaagaaacctcaaacATTTAGAGTTCTGCTACCCTTACCTTTGTGTCTGCAGACAATCCAAGCTACGGTAGAGGGAGCAAAGCTGGAAAACTGCCTCCAAAATAAGTGTCACAAAAGTGTCATCCACATTGGATGCCATCAAACTCCACTCCTGAGAACCCCATAAACTCCATGCTTATTTGCTGAATGCGTGCTTCTTAGCGTAGTCCTTTACTCAATCAGAGCTAAAATTCCATtagtggaatctagaaaacagaaaaggtaTCTTATGTCCTCAGTATTGGCATGCCTCTTCTTGGCTTCTTATGCCCTCCAGTCACTATAGCTAGTTAAGCCTTCAACTCAAGTTTGTTCAACTAAATCTTCAGAGTAAATCTTGTATCTGGTTCTGCTGCAGTTTTCCCTCGATAGCATGTGTTATCAATGTGACTTAATGGGGAAGAACAGAATACATCTGACTACGTTTCAGGTACTTTTCTTTATATGCTCAACTGCTAAGAAAACGACAGTGGCCCAGTCACCTGGCATCATGTTACTCCTCAGAAGAACACGTGAGTCATATCATATGGAGTTATTTTATTAGGGCAAGTGTATGTCCTGTAACATTTCACTTGCAAGCGTGACTGGTGAGgcatcttcctctctttctctacaTGGGCCGCTCCCGGGGCCTGGTCACAACATGCCACCACAGTGGGGGCAAATCACCTTCCTTTCGGGCTGGGGGCAAAGCTTCAGTTCTGGCACCACCAAGCGGGGTTTCCTCCTGCAGCTGCTTAACCTAGAAGCGGGGGTAAGGAAGGAACAATTAGAAAAGGAGTGGAACTGACTGTCCAATCTCTCTGCTACAGGGAAGTGTCGGCATTGTTTCTACTGTGTCACATGACACACCCTGATCCTCACTACTGAAAAGTGTTGTTTGTATAtacctgcattctttttttttctatgtagtgtccttccttgtctcttgtaacattctttattttaaactctattttatctgatatgagtatagctactccagctttcttttgatttccatttgcatggaatatctttttccatcccctcactttcagtctgtatgtgtccctaggtctgaagtgggtctcttgtagacagcatatacatgggtcttgtttttgtatccattcagcaagcctgtgtcttttggttggagcatttaatccattcacgtttaaggtaattatcaatatgtatgttcctatgaccattttcttaattgtttggggtttgtttttgtagatccttttcttctcttgtgtttcccacttagagaagttcctttagcatttgttgtagagctggtttggtggtgctgaattctcttagcttttgcttgtctgtaaagcttctgatttctccttcgaatctgaatgagatccttgctgggtagagtaatcttggttgtaggttcttccctttcatcactttaattatatcatgccactcccttctggcttgtagagtttctgctgagaaatcagctgttaaccttatgagagttcccttgtatgttatttttcgtttttcctttgctgctttcaataatttttctttgtctttaatttttgccagtttgattactatgtgtcttggcatgtttctccttgggtttatcctgtatgggactctctgcacttcctggacttgggtggctattttcttttccatgttagggaagttttcgactataatctcttcaaatattttctctggtcctttctctctctcttctccttctgggacccctataatgcaaatgtcgttgtgtttaacgttgtcccagaggtctcttaggctgtcttcatttcttttcattcttttttctttattctgttctgcagcagtgaatcccaccattctgtcttccaggtcacttatccattctttggcctcagttattctgctattgattccttctagtgtagttttttttttttttttaaaaggatttttcttatttatttatttatttatttatttatttttggctgtgttgggtcttcagttcgtgcgagggctttctccagttgcggcaagtgggggccactcttcatcgcggtgcgcgggcctttctctatcgcggcccctcccgtcgcggggcacaggctccagacgcgcaggctcagcaattgtggctcacgggcccagctgctccgtggcatgtgggatcttcccagaccagggctcgaacccatgtcccctgcattagcaggcagattctcaaccactgcgccaccagggaagccctctagtgtagttttcatttcaattactgtattgttcatctctgtttgtttgttctttaattcttctaggtctttgttaaacatttcttgcatcttctctatctttgcctccattgtttttccgaggtcctggatcgtcttatcattattctgaattctttttctggaaggttgcctatctccacttcatttagttgtttttctggggttttatcttgttccttcatctggtacagagccctctgccttttcatcttgtctatctttccataaatgtggtttttgttccacaggctgcaggattgtagttcttcttgcttctgctctctgccctctggtggaggaggctatctaagaggcttgatgggagggactctaTACCTGCATTATCTTCATGCCCACATTTTAACTTGGACACAAAAGCTTTTCTCCTTAAATGTTTTCCCATTCTTAAAACAGCAATGCTGAGAACAAAccctcctaccccaccccactcATTAAGCAAAACCCTGACAATTACCATTCCAATTCCCCCTTGTTATGGTcccccccacctctttccccccaaaaatgtttatttttgtgtctcagCTAAGAGGTCTCCAAAAGCACTATTAAGAAACTTCAATTTGAATACATTAGGGATGTTCATTTAAAAGCCCCCCAAATAGCAATGAGGACAAGAAATAACATGAAATCACAGGTACAAGTGCGCTCAGTTCTGCCCCCACTGCCCAGCTACCCCTTTTCCAGCGATCTCCGAGACCATCACTGTCCTAATAGAGGAGGAGACCTAAGACACCCACTTTCCAGATCCACGATTTTTTGAAGCTTCTACCAGAAAAACCAGCTCTGGATTGTGGCTAATCTGAGCCTCAAGCACACGTGCTGTTTAATAATGTCAAAGAGATGGAATTGGTAAAGGAGGAATGTTTTGGGGAGAAGTGGTTATCACAGAGATGAACTGCAGGATGAATCTGCTGCTCTCCATGAATAAATATGCCTCGAGTTCCCAAATGCTGACATACTTCTTAGAAAACACTGCCCTCCTTGGTCACAAAAGCATGAATTTAAGTAACCCACTATCCAACCAGTGTCCCCTTCCAGCTCATTTGCTTAAATGCCACCTTGAAAATAATTCTTGAAACTCACAGATGCTGCCAGTTCACAGGTCCTCACACCCAACTTGCCCTGCTTTCTGCATCAGCCTCCCTGTCTACTTCCCTCCTTTATCCAGCTAGATTCCATCACGACAATCACTCCCTCTTGAATAAGTTCCTTGTCACTCTTGACCGTGGACAACCACACCGTCTACCTTCAAACCTGCAACCATACAGCTTAGTAttgctaaagagaaaaaaaaatactggaacaAACTGGTGTCACAACATGTTAATTATTCCCAACTTCACATGGGCCTTCACCACCACGTGGCAATCTTACTATTATTCTCCAGCAAGCGCATCCTCTGCCCACGATTATCACACCTTTTCCACATTCTCCAAACATGCTCTGCCCACTTCCTGGCTTTTCCTGACTTCACTTaaaaaagagaagccatcacatCGAAGTCTGTCATTTCCCCATCATCAAAACTTCTAACCCAAATGTATTTATACACATCTTTTGTCCAATTAGAATGGAGAAAGAATCCCTTCTCCTTCCAAAGGCCCCCGCACATGCCTGGGATCCCACCCCTCTTCTCAAAAACTTTCCTTCTGTACCTATTCCACCTCTCTTCAGCATTACCAATTTCTCCCTCACCCCAGATCTAATCAGCATATACGCATCATTTATCTTAAAAGAAAGTAATCCCTCGGCCTCCAGTTACTGCCCCATTTCTTCGTTCTCCTCAGGTAATCTTCTCAAGAGTCATCACTCCCTCCTGTTTACTCTTCCTCACCTTCtgatcagtcttttttttttttaatagctactttatttatttatttatttatttttggctgtgttgggtcttcggttcgtgcgagggctttctctagttgcggcaagtgggggccactcttcatcgcggtgcgcgggcctttcactatcgcggcccctcccgttgcggggcacaggctccagacgcgcaggctcagtagttgtggctcacgggcccaggtgctccgtggcatgtgggatcttcccagaccagggctcgaacccgtgtcccctgcattagcaggcagattctcaaccactgcgccaccagggaagccccctgatcaGTCTTTGTGTGACAGAAATGGCTCTAATCAAGGCCACTAATGCCCTTCCTGTAGCCAAAACCTTTGGATGTTATTTCCAGTACTCACTCTATTCCATCAAATCAAAGATGACTTGGCCCCAgccattcttgttttgttttgttttgttttttggccgtgtggcgcagcatgtgggatcttagttcccccaccagggatcgaacccatgtcccctgcagtggaagtgcagagtcttaaccactgggccaccagggaagtcccccggccATTCCTGAAACACTTTCTCTTGGATCTAAGGATCTCAAACATTTCTGTGGCTTTCCCTCCACTTCCTTTACTGGGGAGAGGGCACCCAGAGAAGGCCCTCATTCCATGGCTTTTAAAACAACTGATAACTCCCGCATTTCTATTTTGAGCTCAAATCTCTCCTTTGAGTTGAGTTCCAGATTCGTACATCCAAAGTCACCCTCTGACACCTGCACCTGATGTCTCACAGGATTCTCAAATTTAACATTcgtaaatttaacatttaaaactgaACACTTGATTGTCCCTTTGACAtctgttttttctcctcttccctatCTCAATAAACACCACCACCAACCTCCAGATGTTGAAGCTTAAAACCTGGAAATCATTCTTGATTCTTCCCTGTCCTTCActaccccccgcccccaccccccatccaatCACTCTTCACATCCCTGCAGACAATATCCTGAATCTACTTCCTTCCATATCCACTGCATCCACCCTAGTGCTAGTTGCCATAATCTTTGGACTAATCTACTGCAATAACCCCAAACTGGTCTCTCCAATTCTCCACTTGCCCTCTCCAACATATTTTTCACACTACAGCAagattgacttttttaaaatataaatcagacaTCATGAGTGGAAAAATACCCAAGGTGCTGGTGGAGAAGGTTAAGGGACTGTAGGGTAGAGCAAGGTCAGGCAGAGGACtatggaggggaaggagggaagaagtaaaatcagAGAACAGAAAAGCCAAAAGACCAGGGAACACATTTTAAC contains:
- the MTSS1 gene encoding protein MTSS 1 isoform X6, translated to MEAVIEKECSALGGLFQTIISDMKGSYPVWEDFINKAGKLQSQLRTTVVAAAAFLDAFQKVADMATNTRGGTREIGSALTRMCMRHRSIEAKLRQFSSALIDCLINPLQEQMEEWKKVANQLDKDHAKEYKKARQEIKKKSSDTLKLQKKAKKGRGDIQPQLDSALQDVNDKYLLLEETEKQAVRKALIEERGRFCTFISMLRPVIEEEISMLGEITHLQTISEDLKSLTMDPHKLPSSSEQVILDLKGSDYSWSYQTPPSSPSTTMSRKSSVCSSLNSVNSSDSRSSGSHGSHSHSPSSHYRYRGSSLAQQAPVRLSSVSSHDSGFISQDAFQSKSPSPMPPEAPNQLSNGFSHYSLSSESHVGPVGASLFPHCLPASRLLPRVTSAHLPDYAHYYTIGPGMFPSSQIPSWKDWAKPGPYDQPLVNTLQRRKDKREPDPSGGGPVAAGGAPAAAEEAQRPRSMTVSAATRPGEEMEACEELALALSRGLQLDTQRSSRDSLQCSSGYSTQTTTPCCSEDTIPSQVSDYDYFSVSGDQEADQQEFDKSSTIPRNSDISQSYRRMFQAKRPASTAGLPTTLGPAMVTPGVATIRRTPSTKPSVRRGTIGAGPIPIKTPVIPVKTPTVPDLPGVLPAPPDGPEERGEHSPESPSVGEGPQGGTSMPSSMWSGQASVNPPLPGPKPSIPEEHRQAIPESEAEDQERDPPSASASPGQIPESDPADLSPRDAPQGEDMLNAIRRGVKLKKTTTNDRSAPRFT
- the MTSS1 gene encoding protein MTSS 1 isoform X7, with amino-acid sequence MEAVIEKECSALGGLFQTIISDMKGSYPVWEDFINKAGKLQSQLRTTVVAAAAFLDAFQKVADMATNTRGGTREIGSALTRMCMRHRSIEAKLRQFSSALIDCLINPLQEQMEEWKKVANQLDKDHAKEYKKARQEIKKKSSDTLKLQKKAKKGRGDIQPQLDSALQDVNDKYLLLEETEKQAVRKALIEERGRFCTFISMLRPVIEEEISMLGEITHLQTISEDLKSLTMDPHKLPSSSEQVILDLKGSDYSWSYQTPPSSPSTTMSRKSSVCSLNSVNSSDSRSSGSHGSHSHSPSSHYRYRGSSLAQQAPVRLSSVSSHDSGFISQDAFQSKSPSPMPPEAPNQLSNGFSHYSLSSESHVGPVGASLFPHCLPASRLLPRVTSAHLPDYAHYYTIGPGMFPSSQIPSWKDWAKPGPYDQPLVNTLQRRKDKREPDPSGGGPVAAGGAPAAAEEAQRPRSMTVSAATRPGEEMEACEELALALSRGLQLDTQRSSRDSLQCSSGYSTQTTTPCCSEDTIPSQVSDYDYFSVSGDQEADQQEFDKSSTIPRNSDISQSYRRMFQAKRPASTAGLPTTLGPAMVTPGVATIRRTPSTKPSVRRGTIGAGPIPIKTPVIPVKTPTVPDLPGVLPAPPDGPEERGEHSPESPSVGEGPQGGTSMPSSMWSGQASVNPPLPGPKPSIPEEHRQAIPESEAEDQERDPPSASASPGQIPESDPADLSPRDAPQGEDMLNAIRRGVKLKKTTTNDRSAPRFT
- the MTSS1 gene encoding protein MTSS 1 isoform X14, with protein sequence MEAVIEKECSALGGLFQTIISDMKGSYPVWEDFINKAGKLQSQLRTTVVAAAAFLDAFQKVADMATNTRGGTREIGSALTRMCMRHRSIEAKLRQFSSALIDCLINPLQEQMEEWKKVANQLDKDHAKEYKKARQEIKKKSSDTLKLQKKAKKGRGDIQPQLDSALQDVNDKYLLLEETEKQAVRKALIEERGRFCTFISMLRPVIEEEISMLGEITHLQTISEDLKSLTMDPHKLPSSSEQVILDLKGSDYSWSYQTPPSSPSTTMSRKSSVCSLNSVNSSDSRSSGSHGSHSHSPSSHYRYRGSSLAQQAPVRLSSVSSHDSGFISQDAFQSKSPSPMPPEAPNQDWAKPGPYDQPLVNTLQRRKDKREPDPSGGGPVAAGGAPAAAEEAQRPRSMTVSAATRPGEEMEACEELALALSRGLQLDTQRSSRDSLQCSSGYSTQTTTPCCSEDTIPSQVSDYDYFSVSGDQEADQQEFDKSSTIPRNSDISQSYRRMFQAKRPASTAGLPTTLGPAMVTPGVATIRRTPSTKPSVRRGTIGAGPIPIKTPVIPVKTPTVPDLPGVLPAPPDGPEERGEHSPESPSVGEGPQGGTSMPSSMWSGQASVNPPLPGPKPSIPEEHRQAIPESEAEDQERDPPSASASPGQIPESDPADLSPRDAPQGEDMLNAIRRGVKLKKTTTNDRSAPRFT